Genomic DNA from Candidatus Nitronereus thalassa:
GCCTGGATATCCGCTTCCGGGTTAGGTTCGCCGGATACCATTAAAATCGCTGGGGTGTTTTCTTCAAGCCGTGTTAGTTGCTGGAGGAGTTCCACTCCGGTATGGGTTCCCAGGTAGTAATCCAAGAGACAGACGTCATAGGCGTGGGTCATAAGGGCCTTGAGCCCATCGGCAAAGGTCTTGGACCATTCGATGTGGAAATAATTTGACCCTATTTCATTTAAGCAATCTCGCACCAGGATAAAGTCTTCCTCATCATCCTCTATGATGAGGATTGTAATAGGTGCTTGTGACAGTGGTGGTGGGGGAAGGGTTGCTGAATTGTTGCTATGGAGAAAGGTATCCATTTTATTTGTGAATGGTCAAGGGATTGCCAATATAAACGTTTTTTAGGGGTATCGTTCCTTGTTGTTGGATAATTCTACGTATTCAGTTAACCCTTGTATCGGTCATCGATGTTAGAGTCTTTATAACAGCAATTGGTTATTGACGGATCCAATTCGAGGGTGAGTCGGTAGCACATTTAGAATGGATAAAAACTAGATTCTCCTGTCATAGGGTATAAGGAGGAGAAAGGGCGAAGGTGGATTGGAAGGGGAAGGTTGGGAATGGTGACCGGGGTGATTGCCAGCCATCTGTTAACGAAGGAAAGGAAACCCGGCCATCGGTTTGGTTTTCTTTTTCCATAAGGAACGGGGTTCGGTGATCCAATTCAGGGAACGATGCCACAATTGCGTAGAGGTGGTATCTTGCCAAATCCGTATCCGCCAGGGAATGGGAACGGAGGAGTACTTGAGTTGGTGCCGTGAGGGTATGTGAGCCGTGGTAGAGGATTGGTTGCCGCAAACATGATTCATGTTCACACCGGTCCTTCCCTAGTGGGGTGTGGTTTCGTCTTGATATCCTCTGTTGAGCCTCCTGCTCAACGGTTGGTTTGTGTGCTCGTTTCCAGTTTATCGGCAATAGACGAGTTCAACTTAATTTGATCAATGTTGATACTGACTGATTTTTGGCGGTAAAAATTCCTTACGGAAAAAAATAAACATCCGCCGGGAACGTTCCTGATGGCTATGTTTTTTGGCAATATCAGAGCTGAGTAGAAAGAAGAATTAAGGAGGTACCATGTTGTGTAGAAGGTTCTGTCTGTTTATTGTTTTACTTATTTGGGGAAGTCTTTTGGAAAACGGAATTCTTGCTCCCACTGTTCCAGCGGCGGTTGCGGCTCCAATGGCATTGGAGAAGATTGGAAAGGATGGGGCTCCTATGATTTTGATCCCTGAAGGGACCTTCTTGATGGGGGTGACAAAATGGGCGCGGGACGGTGGCCGTGATGAATATCCCAACCATGAGGTAGATCTCCCTGCGTATTATATTGATAAGTATGAAGTGACGAATGGGCGCTATTTGGAGTTTATTCGAGCTACCGGGCATCGGGCTCCCAAACATCCTCGAGATGCGACCAAAGATTTATGGCAGAGGGGACTGATGCCAGAATCCATTGCCCAGCTGCCGGTCATTAATGTCGATTGGTTTGATGCTCAAGCGTATTGCACTTGGGCAGGCAAACGACTGCCGACTGAAGCCGAATGGGAGAAGGCTGGGAAAGGGACAGACGATCGTCGATTCCCATGGGGCAATGTGGAGCCGACTCACAAGCATCTGAACTTTAATCAGAAGTGGCGGGGTGAGCAAACCCTTGTGCCGGTTGGCATTTACGAGCCGGGAAAAAGTCCCTATGGCCTTTACGATATGGCGGGGAATGTGTGGGAATGGGTGGCGGATTGGTATGATGCCGCCTATTATCAAACCAGTCCTCGGTATAATCCCCAGGGTCCTGATCAGGGAACCTACAAAGTCTTACGAAGTTCAGGGTGGCAGGTAGAGACGCCGCAGGTCCGGGTCTTTACACGGGTTGCGAGTGATCCTCTCGATCGCAATCATTCAACCGGCTTCCGGTGTGGGGCGGATGCTCCCAAACCCTAATGGTCGGTGGGTACCTCATCCTTTTTTTCTGATGGGTGATATGCTCAGCAAGTTTGGCTGCTCCGGGTAAATCCGCTTTTACCATTTTTTAGAGGTGCCCATTAGAAATTTTCTTATTCCCATGATCAGTAGTCGTCAAAGTCTACCCTGTCTACATGAACGTTCGGCCCACAAAAAATGGGTAATGTGGAATTGGTGTATTCTGTCGAAATGGTGGCATTCGCATTTATGGAATATTCCCCGGCCGTGGCTTCTTATTTTTTGCCTCGTGACTTTACTAAATCCTTGGGGTTGCGCCAATATTCCAGATGGAGAAAAAAATGAGCCCCGGTTGGACGAACAAATCTCAAAAGTCCCTGATTCTCTTGAATCCCTTTCTGGACATTGGGAATATCATGAGGGTGAAGTCATGTATAATTTGGTGTTGGACCAACAGGGAAATGGGACTTATGACTGGCAACAAGGGCGTTTTAAGACAACTTCTCTTTTAGATAAAACGTGGAAGGGAAGATGGATTCAATTGGGAAATGATCGTGAAGGAGGTTTTGAGGCTCAACTGGAAGAAAGCGGACTAACAGCCCACGGGAGATGGTGGTATACCCGAATTGGAAATGACCTCGACCCCATAGAACCAGGAGGGAATTTTATTCTTACGCGCAGCCCTTAAGATGAGTGATTGCTGCGGCAGTTAGGAAATGTGTCCTCTTTCTGGATAACATTGTCTCTTAGTGTCCATGAATTATTGCAGGTTTTTTTGCCCAACCTTGTCTGGTACAATCGGGTGGAAAAATGGCCATGATAAGGGGAGTCCTTCGGTCCCTCTGTACGTTTGAAGATGTTGTAAGAAATTGCTAATGATTTTTCTGTCTTTTGCCGATATATATTACCGAGGGGTTTGTGTCTTGACAGGGATTGGTGTTGTGATTAATCTCTCAAGGAAGTTGTGCGAAGTCCGAAAATTTTAATAAAAAGAGGCACTTAGATATGAATTTGTTGAAGAAATCTATGGTAAGACGAGTTATTTCAACTTCGGTCGTGATCCTGATCGCATTGCCTTCATTTTCATTCGCACAGTCAAATGCCATTTCTGTTTCCCAAGATTTATTGCCGACCACCCAGTCCTCATCCCTGGCCAAAGGGGATTCGGGCCCAAATTCTCTTGGAGCAACTGGGCCTACTCCACCTGTCGAGGAAGAAGTAAATGAGGAACCTGGACTCCAGGTGGAAGGGGGTTCCAGTGAGATCGCTCAGTCTGGGAATTTAAAGGGACTCTCAACATCCGAGAGTGTTAAATCCCAGACTCGGGTGACCCCTATCAAATCTTCGGTAGGGGTATTAACAGATGAGCCACAAGAATTGGGAAACCAATCTGAAAATTCATTAAAAAATATTCCTCAGGTTCCATTATTGGAGGCAGGTAAAACATTACGGAATGAAGGTTTACAAAATCATCAGCTTCCTTTGCCTAGCCTGGAGGTTGGTTCTACTCCGAAACCTTGGCGCTATAAGAAACTTTTTGCCGCATCTTCCAGTGAGGTTGAGCCCGAGCCTGAACTTCCTTATGGCGAAATTTCCCTTATACTGAATCCCTCCGTTGAACGAAACATTCGTTACTTTCAAACCGTGATTCCTGAGCGTTTTCAGGAATGGCTGGATCGCTTTAGCAAATACAAACCAGTGGTTGATCAATTTTTTGCTGAGCTCGGACTGCCGAGAGAATTGGTTTACTTGTCGATCATCGAAAGTGGGTTTAATCCAAGAGCCTATTCACGGGCGCGGGCGGCAGGACCGTGGCAGTTTATGAAAGGCACGGGCAAGACCTATGGCCTTCGCGTCAATTGGTACCTTGATGAACGGCGTGATCCGATTAAGTCCTCGGTGGCAGCTGCCCAACATTTACGTGACCTCTATGACCGATTTGGATCATGGCCTTTGGCATTGGCGGCTTATAATGCTGGAGCAGGGAAAATTTCTCGGGCCATTCGAAAAAGCGGAACCCGTGATTATTGGAAAATTCGTCGAACACGGTATATTCGTCGAGAGACGCGGGAGTATGTACCAAAATTTATGGCTGCGACCATTATTGCTACAAATCCAACTTTATTTGGATTTCGCGCTGGGACGACTTCGGAGGTTCATCAATACGATGAAGTCCTTATGCATGATACGATTCATTTGCGAACCGTGGCCAAAAAAACGGGTCTAGACTTCGAAGATCTTCGGCGCCTTAATCCAGAATTGCGCCGTAGTATTACCCCTCCGGAAAAGGAAGGCTATTTTTTAAAGGTGCCCGTGGGCATGGGATATCAAGTAGAAAATATTCGGGATGAACTTAAGCAATGGGTTCAACCTCCACCTCAAGTGACATGGTATCGGGTGCGCAGTGGTGATAGCCTGTCGGTAATTGCCCATCGTTTTAATTTGAGCATGAGTAAACTCAAAAGCCTCAACAATCTCTCTGGAAACCTGATCCATGTTGGTCAACGATTGCGTGTGGGGGAAGGTGGGGGGCAAACTTCAGGAGAAGGGGACGCCAAGTGGTACAAGGTTCGTCGAGGCGATAGTCTCTGGACGATTGCGAAGCGATTCAGCGTGAGTGTGAGGGATTTGAAAGTTCTCAATAATTTGCCAAGCAGTGTGATTCGAGCCGGGCGAATGTTAATGGTAAGTCCTTAACCCTATCCTTTGATTCTGAGGTTAGTCTTTCTGTTCTGCTGCCGGCACTTCGGTTCCGGCGGCATTCTCTTCTTTGGCTTCAGGAATTTCCTTTGGTGGTTCAAGCACCCGAATACGCATGATGGCTTCATTGACATAGGGTGAAGCCGGGTATTCATCTTGGAGTTGCTTGAAATGCGTCAGTGCCTGTTCTGTCTGATTCTCGGCTTCCTCGAGTTTTGCCATTTCAAAAATGATTTGATCTTTATTGAGTGTTCCGGTGACATTCAGTGCCTGAGAATAGGTTTCCATACCCTTTTGCCGCTGTCCATTGAGGATATAGGCTGACCCCAATCGCTGATATACCAGACCGAGAAGGGCCGGATTATCCCGGAATGAAGAAATATACTTTTCATAGGCTTCAATGGCACCAGTATAGTTTTCGCTTTCTGCGCGGGCATTGCCCAAAAAATACCATGCCAGCTCAGCACTTGATGTATTAGGATATTTCTCAAGGATTAGTTCGTAGAGGGCACTGGCCTTGTTCAGATTTTCCTTTGCCTTGTCAGGATCGTCTAACGAACGGTCCAGGTATAATTGCCCAGCCTGATGTTCCATTGCGAGGGCTTCTTTCTCTTGTTGTTGTTGCCACCAAAATATACCGCCGATTGCCATCATCACGACACAGATCAGCAAGACTCCCGAAATCACCGCACCACGGTGTTGCTCGGCAAATAGCCAAATTCGTTCAGAGCGGGACAACAACTCCGGATGTTCGGAGGAAAACGATCGACTGGTATCTCGAATTCTGAAACTCATGGTTTTAAATGGACGGGGCGAGTATTTCTATGAAAGTGAGTGCCATTTTGAAGCCTCAGGCCTTATACTCACATGATAAGACCTTGTCAAATTCACAATATCGCTAAGAAATCACGAAGAACTAAGATAAGAATTGAACACTGCATTGGTGAAGGAAGTTAATCCTTGATCCAGAAGAGTGGGAAATTTCCACCGGATATCATTAGGTTGACATGGACTACATGCTTGATATAATTCATCTTACGTAAATCCGAAATTGATCGAATGGGCGGATAGCTCAGTTGGGAGAGCATTGCCCTTACAAGGCAGAGGTCGCAGGTTCAATCCCTGTTCCGCCTACCAACTACAGAAAATAAATCCGGTAGAGCCTAGGCCATACACCCGGTTAGTTCTTTTGTAATTTTAGAAGAAATTCCCAGGTCTAAATGCCAGAAAAAGGCTCCTTAATAAGCAAGGTATGTGGGGCCGTCGTTCAGCTGGTTAGGACGCCAGATTGTCAATCTGGAGGTCGCGGGTTCAAGTCCCGTCGGCCCCGCCATACACTTCTCAGCGTGAGTGTTCCGAACATTCCAAATCCACAGGCATTGTTTCTCTACATCTTCCCCCTACAGACAACCGGAGGTCTTGATGTTCTCTAGTAATCCTTTGGAAACGCTTGGATCTCTTGGACCAGTTTCAATTTTTGTCTTGTTGACCCTCCTGTTGTTCTCGGTATCTTCATGGGGGATTATTGCCTATAAATGGAGAATGTTTCGCACAAGCGATCTGGAAGAGTCCCAATTTCTTCAAGCCTTTGAGTGTTCGACTCTTAATAGGAAGGAGTTGGCAAATTTAAAGAAAACCGCGAATGTGCTTTCGCAAAGTTCAAGCGGAGCCGTCTTAGTTGGAGTCATCAATAAAGTCGATCAACATCGAGATTTCGTGGAAAGACAAGATCTTATAGGGGATCAGCGAGGCCGGCGATGGCCAGACCGCCAATATCTTGAAAAAGTGGTACAGTACATCGTGCAAGGTCAAATTAATCATCAAGAAAGTTACCTTCCCTTTTTGGCCACCACAGGGAACATCACTCCCTTTATCGGATTATTTGGGACCGTGGTGGGGGTAATGAATGCGTTTCGAGAAATTGGAGTCCAAGGATCTGCCAGCATTGCTGCAGTTGCCCCGGGTGTCGCGGAAGCACTGGTCGCCACTGCCGCCGGGTTATTCGCGGCGATACCCGCCGTGGTTGCCTATAATTATTTTTTGACAAAGATTCGAAAAAGTGCCTATCGCGTCGAAGCGTTTAGTATTGAATTTCTCAATGCTTTGGATGAGCTGTCTAACAGGGTCGATGAGGCTGAAGTCGTCCGGTGATGTTTGAATCCCGTCATCGCCGTTTTTTATCTGAAATCAACATTATCCCGCTAGTGGATGTGGTGCTTGTTTTGTTGGTGATCTTTATGGTCACTGCGCCCATGCTTCATAGAGGGATTGATATCACCCTCCCTCGTTCTTCTTCCAATACAATTACTCCTGATGAGCGGCTCATTATTTCCATTGAACCTGACGAAGCAATCTATGTTGGAAAAGATCGTGTCACAATTATTAGTTTACGCAAACGCCTTCATGAAGCGAGAGCGACGAATCCGATGGTGTCAGTCTATCTCCGCGCCGATAGTAAAATTCCCTATGGGCGAATCGTCCAGGTCATGGATGAGGTGAAACGGGTGGGCATTGAAAAATTAGGAATGGTGACCAACCCGAAAGGAACCCAGCTGGAGGAAGAATCCATTGACCTCTCCTAAGTGGAGAGGGCGATACGCTGGATGTTATGTCCTATGCCGGCCACTATAGTCTTCTCTCTGGGCATTTAGCGGAATCTTCCGCATGGGTGGATGACCGATTTAAACGAGGCCTGGTGGCCTCATTGGTGGTGCATGCTGTCCTGCTTTTGGGTCTTATGAGTGTCCGTTTTTCCCCGACCATTCAACAGCCCTTGGCCTCATATCGCGTGAACCTTGTGACTCTTCAGGAGTCGACGGCGCCTGCGCCATTGAAGAAAACTACACCCATAAAAAAGGCCAAAATATCTCAATCTACGACGCCTGCGCCCTCAAAGGAAACCACACCTGTACAAAAAACCAAAACTCCTCCGGAGGCGGCAACTCCAAAGCCAAAAATTGATCCGGTACCACCTCCAATTGTCGAACCGGTTCGGACGGAACAGGTGACGCAGTCTATTGTGGATGCTCTTGAGAGTGTCGCGGTGCCCCAATCTCGGGATATGGCTTCGGTGCCCAATACTCCTGTCATAGCTCCAACGGCGACTGAATCCGTGAGAGAACCCATTGAAGAGCAGTCGATTACCATGCCAGTGATTCCTCAGGCTCCAAAAATTTCGGTGCAGCAACCGTCCCCTAAAGATGATCCGCCGGCTCCTTCAGTGCCTTCCCCTGGCTCATTGGCGGATACGCTGAAACAGGCTGTCCAGTCTGTCGCTGTTCCTCAAAATCCTCAGAGGCCACCAGCGCAGATAAAACCTTCGCCAAATTCTAAATCAGAGAACCTAGCGAGTAGTAGCCAATCGTCCAAGGTAGAACCTCAACCGAAGGTGCCCTCTCGTCCTCGGGTGGCGGATTCATTGAAACAAGTACTGCAATCGGTGGTGGTTCCGGAAATGAAACAATCTTCAGGGGCTCCAAAGAAAAATGTACAGGCGGTTCCGGTGCCTAATCCATCACACCAGGAACCCCCTTTGCAGCCACGCAAAGAGCTTGAGGGGATCGTTATGCCTTCGGAAGCTCCACAATTAGCTGCGGTGGATCGTTCCAAAATTCAGGCATTATTGAAAAACGCGTCGAGAGAGCATTCTCCAAATTCCGTTCACGAGAATGCGGTGAATCAAAAAATCGCTAAGCTCATGATTCCCGATGTTCAGGCGCCTGAACCACATCATATTTTTTCGAAACCGGTAGAGAGCGGTACACAAAATGCCACGACTACTCTCCAGGTGTCGGGCTCTTCTCCAGAGGGCCATCCGTATTGGGGACGGGTGTGGTCAAAAATTGATCGAGAGTGGGTGGCGCCGACTGTTCAGGTGAGTTCCCTCAACCCTCTTCGAGTTGTTTTGGCCTTTCGAATTGAGCGCAATGGGGCTGTAAAGAAATTGGCCATCGAACAATCATCGGGGAATGAGTATTATGATATTGCCGCGAAACGGGCGGTGTTAGATGCCGCTCCCTTGCCAAAATTTTCTCCCGATATGCGCGAGGCCTATTACGATGTACAATTTCAATTTACCGTTAATGTGGATTCCTAATGAAAATACCTAAACGTTTCATGTGTGTAATCGCTGCGCTTCTCGGTGTGGGAGGGGTGGCCTTATTTGAGTCTAAGGCCGCAGACGTGTTTTTGGAAACCAAACGATCGGAGTTTCAAAAGATTCCCATTTGGGTTATGGGCTTTGGCGATGGAAA
This window encodes:
- a CDS encoding formylglycine-generating enzyme family protein yields the protein MLCRRFCLFIVLLIWGSLLENGILAPTVPAAVAAPMALEKIGKDGAPMILIPEGTFLMGVTKWARDGGRDEYPNHEVDLPAYYIDKYEVTNGRYLEFIRATGHRAPKHPRDATKDLWQRGLMPESIAQLPVINVDWFDAQAYCTWAGKRLPTEAEWEKAGKGTDDRRFPWGNVEPTHKHLNFNQKWRGEQTLVPVGIYEPGKSPYGLYDMAGNVWEWVADWYDAAYYQTSPRYNPQGPDQGTYKVLRSSGWQVETPQVRVFTRVASDPLDRNHSTGFRCGADAPKP
- a CDS encoding MotA/TolQ/ExbB proton channel family protein — protein: MFSSNPLETLGSLGPVSIFVLLTLLLFSVSSWGIIAYKWRMFRTSDLEESQFLQAFECSTLNRKELANLKKTANVLSQSSSGAVLVGVINKVDQHRDFVERQDLIGDQRGRRWPDRQYLEKVVQYIVQGQINHQESYLPFLATTGNITPFIGLFGTVVGVMNAFREIGVQGSASIAAVAPGVAEALVATAAGLFAAIPAVVAYNYFLTKIRKSAYRVEAFSIEFLNALDELSNRVDEAEVVR
- a CDS encoding lytic transglycosylase domain-containing protein; the protein is MNLLKKSMVRRVISTSVVILIALPSFSFAQSNAISVSQDLLPTTQSSSLAKGDSGPNSLGATGPTPPVEEEVNEEPGLQVEGGSSEIAQSGNLKGLSTSESVKSQTRVTPIKSSVGVLTDEPQELGNQSENSLKNIPQVPLLEAGKTLRNEGLQNHQLPLPSLEVGSTPKPWRYKKLFAASSSEVEPEPELPYGEISLILNPSVERNIRYFQTVIPERFQEWLDRFSKYKPVVDQFFAELGLPRELVYLSIIESGFNPRAYSRARAAGPWQFMKGTGKTYGLRVNWYLDERRDPIKSSVAAAQHLRDLYDRFGSWPLALAAYNAGAGKISRAIRKSGTRDYWKIRRTRYIRRETREYVPKFMAATIIATNPTLFGFRAGTTSEVHQYDEVLMHDTIHLRTVAKKTGLDFEDLRRLNPELRRSITPPEKEGYFLKVPVGMGYQVENIRDELKQWVQPPPQVTWYRVRSGDSLSVIAHRFNLSMSKLKSLNNLSGNLIHVGQRLRVGEGGGQTSGEGDAKWYKVRRGDSLWTIAKRFSVSVRDLKVLNNLPSSVIRAGRMLMVSP
- a CDS encoding TonB family protein, with protein sequence MSYAGHYSLLSGHLAESSAWVDDRFKRGLVASLVVHAVLLLGLMSVRFSPTIQQPLASYRVNLVTLQESTAPAPLKKTTPIKKAKISQSTTPAPSKETTPVQKTKTPPEAATPKPKIDPVPPPIVEPVRTEQVTQSIVDALESVAVPQSRDMASVPNTPVIAPTATESVREPIEEQSITMPVIPQAPKISVQQPSPKDDPPAPSVPSPGSLADTLKQAVQSVAVPQNPQRPPAQIKPSPNSKSENLASSSQSSKVEPQPKVPSRPRVADSLKQVLQSVVVPEMKQSSGAPKKNVQAVPVPNPSHQEPPLQPRKELEGIVMPSEAPQLAAVDRSKIQALLKNASREHSPNSVHENAVNQKIAKLMIPDVQAPEPHHIFSKPVESGTQNATTTLQVSGSSPEGHPYWGRVWSKIDREWVAPTVQVSSLNPLRVVLAFRIERNGAVKKLAIEQSSGNEYYDIAAKRAVLDAAPLPKFSPDMREAYYDVQFQFTVNVDS
- a CDS encoding ExbD/TolR family protein → MFESRHRRFLSEINIIPLVDVVLVLLVIFMVTAPMLHRGIDITLPRSSSNTITPDERLIISIEPDEAIYVGKDRVTIISLRKRLHEARATNPMVSVYLRADSKIPYGRIVQVMDEVKRVGIEKLGMVTNPKGTQLEEESIDLS
- a CDS encoding tetratricopeptide repeat protein, with product MSFRIRDTSRSFSSEHPELLSRSERIWLFAEQHRGAVISGVLLICVVMMAIGGIFWWQQQQEKEALAMEHQAGQLYLDRSLDDPDKAKENLNKASALYELILEKYPNTSSAELAWYFLGNARAESENYTGAIEAYEKYISSFRDNPALLGLVYQRLGSAYILNGQRQKGMETYSQALNVTGTLNKDQIIFEMAKLEEAENQTEQALTHFKQLQDEYPASPYVNEAIMRIRVLEPPKEIPEAKEENAAGTEVPAAEQKD